In the genome of Pseudomonadota bacterium, one region contains:
- a CDS encoding amino acid adenylation domain-containing protein → MNDFANRIANLSPEARALFEAKLRQKAAAKQYTIPTLPRSGQAQAFAQSFAQQRLWFLYQWEPASPFYNINSALKLEGELDVAAFERCINEIVKRHESLRTSFTTQENEAVQIIHPSANAKVSFVDLRGFSPSERDAEMRRLAAEESERPFDLSRAPLIRVSLLQLEDTSHVTLTALHHIISDGWSIGVFYREVTALYQAFAKSKAVSLPELSIQYPDYAVWQRGHLSGEVLEPQLAYWKERLSGAPPLLELPTDRPRPALQSFKGARLSRVLDKTLLDAVKTVGQADRATLFMTLLAAFSVLLSRYCRSDDIVIGSPIAGRTRTETEHLIGFFVNTLTLRTDLSGDPSFREHLSRVRETALSAYAHQDLPFEKLVEELKPERSLSYSPLFQVMFVLQNTTQAPLRLPGLKVERLDLGRETSKFDLSLYVIETSEGLKISFEYNRDLFDAATIVRMMSHFETLLKSIVENPGQKISRLALLTVAERHALIHDWNQPRIDYPNDATIVQLFEAQVRRSPQAVALAFDDQEFTYEEINRRANRLAHHLISLGVGPDVLVGIFVERSFEMIVGLLGILKAGGAYVPLDPGYPIERLGFMLSDAALAVVVAQQGLELTANGAKLLRLDSDRSAIAAQPDHNPADRADAEALAYIIYTSGSTGKPKGVCIAHRALANLLHAMREHTAITEEDSLLAVTTLSFDIAALELYLPLIAGARLVLASRETAADGEALSKCLADCRITLMQATPATWRLLIEAGWQGSDKLRVLCGGEALPQELADQLLARCESVSNLYGPTETTIWSSAERVRANQTISIGRPLANTEIYILDGALNQAPIGVPGELHIAGAGLARGYLNRPELTAEKFISNPFSDKPGARLYKTGDLARYRADGNIEFLGRIDSQVKLRGFRIELGEIEACLRQHSKLREAAVLAREDHAGEKRLAAYFVHNEASAPASADELRSFLKNLLPDYMLPSSFVALDQMPLTANGKLDRKALPAPDRLLSDSAPVAPRTLLEQQLAAIFAAVLKIDRVGIRDNFFDLGGHSFLVLRVVAEIEKNCGRRLSVATLFQSPTVEEIGQILAAGDSLDESDVIVPLNPHGTTPPLFSVWMGLATELRELCRCLGPEQRLYGINSHWDPKRVRMTRIEEMAAYNLTHLRKIQPHGPYYLSSDCVTTLIVLEMAQQLLAQGEQVAALVLIDPPPPSTYMKTPTAHDRYRKRVERHSRSLVNLNVIEQLAYVSVRVLYRLNLLWSKVAIRICMACRLPLPLPLFPRYIRDTHQRAKNAYVPKPYAGKIWFIWASDDMDEVRRREIQNAWSRVAAQATHRTVPGVHVAQFKEPYVGPLAEQMRICLAEARTAPHPSTRVQDDAAGSRHAVATS, encoded by the coding sequence TTGCCCAGCAACGGCTGTGGTTTCTCTATCAATGGGAGCCGGCGAGTCCGTTCTACAACATCAATTCGGCGCTTAAGCTCGAAGGGGAGCTCGATGTCGCGGCCTTTGAACGCTGCATCAACGAAATCGTCAAGCGCCACGAATCGCTGCGCACGTCTTTCACGACGCAGGAAAATGAAGCCGTTCAGATCATCCACCCATCGGCCAACGCCAAAGTTTCGTTCGTTGATCTGCGCGGCTTTTCACCATCCGAGCGCGACGCCGAAATGCGCAGGCTCGCCGCCGAAGAGTCAGAGCGTCCGTTCGATCTGTCGCGCGCGCCGCTGATTCGGGTCTCGCTGCTGCAATTGGAGGATACGAGCCATGTCACGCTGACGGCGCTGCATCACATTATTTCTGACGGCTGGTCAATCGGAGTTTTCTATCGCGAAGTCACCGCCCTGTATCAGGCTTTTGCAAAATCCAAGGCGGTATCGCTCCCCGAGCTTTCGATCCAGTACCCGGATTACGCAGTCTGGCAGCGCGGCCATCTGTCCGGGGAAGTGCTCGAACCCCAGCTCGCGTACTGGAAAGAGCGACTGTCAGGCGCGCCGCCGCTTTTGGAACTGCCGACCGACCGGCCGCGCCCCGCGCTGCAAAGCTTCAAGGGTGCGCGCTTGAGCCGGGTGCTCGATAAAACGCTGCTCGACGCTGTCAAAACCGTCGGTCAAGCCGATCGTGCAACGCTATTCATGACGCTGCTCGCGGCGTTTTCGGTGCTGCTGTCAAGGTATTGCCGCTCCGATGATATCGTCATAGGCTCGCCGATTGCCGGGCGCACGCGCACTGAAACCGAGCACCTGATAGGCTTTTTCGTCAACACCCTGACGCTGCGGACTGATTTGTCCGGCGATCCGAGCTTTCGTGAGCACCTGTCGCGAGTACGCGAGACGGCGCTTTCCGCCTACGCCCACCAAGACCTGCCTTTCGAGAAGCTGGTCGAAGAGTTGAAGCCTGAGCGCAGCCTGTCTTACTCGCCGTTGTTCCAGGTAATGTTCGTGCTGCAGAACACGACGCAAGCGCCGCTTCGGCTTCCCGGCCTCAAGGTCGAGCGCCTGGACTTGGGTCGCGAAACCAGCAAGTTCGATCTGAGCCTTTACGTGATTGAAACCAGCGAGGGCCTGAAAATCAGTTTCGAATATAACAGGGATTTGTTCGATGCGGCGACCATCGTCCGCATGATGAGCCACTTCGAAACGCTGCTCAAAAGTATCGTCGAAAACCCCGGCCAGAAGATATCGCGGCTGGCGCTTCTGACCGTCGCCGAACGCCATGCCTTGATCCACGACTGGAACCAACCTCGGATCGATTATCCGAACGACGCGACGATAGTCCAGCTTTTTGAAGCCCAGGTCCGACGCTCGCCCCAGGCGGTCGCACTCGCCTTCGACGACCAAGAGTTCACCTACGAGGAGATCAATCGTCGTGCCAATCGACTCGCGCATCACTTGATCAGCCTAGGGGTGGGTCCCGACGTTCTGGTTGGCATCTTTGTCGAGCGCTCGTTCGAAATGATCGTCGGTCTATTGGGAATTTTGAAAGCGGGCGGCGCCTACGTGCCGCTCGATCCGGGCTACCCAATTGAGCGGCTCGGCTTCATGTTGAGCGATGCGGCGCTAGCGGTAGTGGTGGCGCAGCAAGGCCTCGAGCTAACCGCAAATGGCGCGAAGCTCCTCCGACTGGACAGCGACCGGAGTGCGATCGCCGCGCAACCCGATCACAACCCAGCCGATCGGGCGGATGCGGAGGCGCTCGCCTACATCATCTACACCTCAGGCTCGACCGGCAAACCCAAGGGTGTCTGCATAGCGCACCGCGCGCTGGCCAATCTGCTCCATGCGATGCGCGAACACACTGCAATCACCGAGGAAGATTCGCTGCTTGCGGTAACGACGCTGTCGTTCGACATCGCAGCGCTCGAGCTTTACCTGCCGCTTATCGCCGGTGCGCGACTGGTGCTTGCGAGCCGCGAGACGGCCGCCGACGGCGAAGCGCTGAGCAAATGCCTCGCCGATTGCCGCATCACGCTAATGCAGGCAACGCCGGCGACCTGGCGCCTGCTGATCGAGGCCGGCTGGCAGGGAAGCGACAAGCTGCGCGTTTTGTGCGGTGGCGAAGCGCTGCCGCAAGAACTCGCCGATCAACTGCTCGCAAGATGCGAGTCTGTGAGCAATCTGTATGGGCCGACCGAGACGACGATATGGTCGAGCGCCGAGCGCGTGCGGGCGAATCAGACGATTTCGATCGGCCGCCCGCTCGCCAACACCGAGATCTACATTCTCGATGGCGCGCTAAACCAGGCGCCCATCGGCGTGCCGGGTGAGCTGCACATCGCCGGCGCGGGTTTAGCGCGCGGCTATCTGAACCGGCCCGAGTTGACGGCCGAGAAATTCATTTCCAATCCCTTCAGCGATAAACCCGGAGCACGTCTCTACAAAACCGGCGATCTCGCCCGCTATCGCGCGGATGGCAACATCGAATTTCTCGGAAGAATCGACAGCCAAGTCAAACTACGCGGCTTCCGGATCGAATTGGGTGAGATCGAAGCGTGCCTGCGTCAGCATTCGAAGCTGCGTGAAGCAGCGGTCCTCGCGCGGGAAGACCATGCGGGTGAGAAACGCTTGGCGGCCTATTTCGTTCACAACGAAGCGAGTGCGCCCGCGAGCGCCGACGAGCTCAGAAGCTTCCTCAAGAACCTGCTTCCCGATTACATGCTGCCATCCTCGTTTGTGGCGCTCGATCAGATGCCGCTGACGGCGAACGGCAAGCTCGATCGGAAAGCGCTTCCGGCGCCCGACCGGCTGCTCTCCGATTCGGCACCCGTTGCGCCGCGCACGCTACTCGAGCAGCAACTTGCGGCGATTTTCGCGGCGGTATTGAAAATCGATCGCGTCGGCATACGCGACAATTTCTTCGATCTCGGCGGCCATTCGTTTCTGGTGTTGCGCGTGGTGGCCGAAATCGAAAAGAATTGCGGCCGGCGTTTGTCGGTCGCGACGCTGTTCCAGTCGCCGACCGTGGAAGAAATCGGCCAAATCCTGGCGGCGGGAGATTCTCTCGATGAATCGGACGTGATCGTGCCGCTCAACCCGCACGGCACGACCCCGCCGTTATTCAGCGTATGGATGGGCCTCGCAACCGAGCTACGCGAGTTGTGCCGCTGTCTCGGACCCGAGCAACGCCTGTACGGAATCAACTCTCACTGGGACCCGAAGCGGGTGCGGATGACGCGCATTGAAGAAATGGCCGCGTATAATCTGACTCACCTGCGCAAGATACAGCCGCACGGACCTTATTATTTGAGCAGCGACTGCGTGACGACGCTGATCGTGCTGGAAATGGCGCAGCAGCTGCTCGCCCAAGGCGAGCAGGTCGCGGCCCTGGTTTTAATCGATCCCCCACCGCCGAGTACCTATATGAAGACGCCAACGGCACACGATCGTTATCGCAAGCGTGTCGAAAGGCATTCGCGCAGCCTGGTCAATCTAAATGTCATCGAGCAGCTCGCCTACGTGTCGGTGCGCGTGTTGTACCGGTTGAACCTCCTCTGGAGCAAAGTCGCGATTCGGATTTGCATGGCGTGCAGGCTGCCTTTGCCGCTCCCGCTTTTTCCGCGCTATATCAGGGATACGCACCAGCGCGCGAAAAATGCGTATGTGCCGAAACCCTATGCCGGCAAGATCTGGTTCATCTGGGCGAGCGACGATATGGACGAGGTGCGGCGCCGCGAAATTCAAAACGCATGGTCCCGAGTTGCGGCGCAAGCAACGCACCGCACAGTCCCAGGCGTGCACGTCGCGCAGTTTAAAGAACCCTATGTAGGGCCGTTGGCCGAGCAGATGAGAATCTGCCTGGCCGAGGCGCGCACGGCGCCGCACCCTTCCACCCGGGTCCAAGACGATGCTGCTGGAAGCCGGCACGCGGTTGCCACGTCCTAG